One Drosophila virilis strain 15010-1051.87 chromosome 5, Dvir_AGI_RSII-ME, whole genome shotgun sequence DNA window includes the following coding sequences:
- the LOC6626757 gene encoding solute carrier family 25 member 35, with protein MATSDFVLGGLASVGATLFTNPIEVIKTRIQLQGELAARGSYVEPYRGVLRAFITVAKNDGLRGLQKGLTPALYFQFIINSFRLSIYTKAMNMHWMHDKKGEVSFGLGLVWGAVGGIVGSYFSSPFFMIKTQLQSQAVREIAVGHQHAHTSMSGAFRDIYSTGGIAGLWRGSLAALPRAAVGSGAQIATFGKTKTLLVEYDLVTQPTLNSFCSGLIAGSIMSVAITPPDVISTRMYNQGIDAQGQGLKYKGWLDCCIKILRTEGIYGMYKGFWPNYLRIAPHSTLVLMFFDELLDLREKYQPKLAHSS; from the exons ATGGCGACATCGGACTTTGTACTGGGCGGCCTGGCCTCTGTGGGCGCCACACTTTTCACCAATCCCATAGAGGTTATCAAGACGCGCATACAGCTGCAGGGCGAGCTGGCGGCGCGAGGATCCTATGTGGAGCCCTATAGAGGCGTCCTACGGGCGTTCATCACAGTCGCCAAAAATGACGGACTGAGAGGCCTGCAGAAGGGCCTGACGCCGGCGCTCTACTTTCAGTTCATCATCAACTCCTTCAG GTTGAGCATTTACACAAAAGCGATGAACATGCATTGGATGCACGATAAGAAGGGCGAGGTCTCCTTTGGCCTGGGTCTGGTCTGGGGCGCAGTGGGCGGCATCGTTGGCTCCTACTTTTCTAGTCCGTTTTTCATG ATTAAGACGCAGCTACAGTCGCAGGCTGTCAGAGAGATTGCCGTTGGCCATCAGCATGCCCACACATCGATGAGCGGCGCTTTCCGGGATATATATAGCACGGGCGGCATTGCCGGTCTCTGGCGCGGCTCCCTGGCCGCTTTGCCAAGAGCCGCTGTCGGCTCTGGCGCCCAGATAGCCACCTTTGGCAAGACAAAGACGCTGCTGGTGGAATACGATTTGGTCACGCAGCCCACATTGAACTCGTTCTGTTCTGGTCTGATTGCCGGTTCCATTATGTCCGTAGCGATTACGCCGCCGGATGTGATTAGTACGCGCATGTATAATCAGGGCATCGATGCGCAGGGTCAGGGCCTTAAGTACAAGGGCTGGCTGGATTGTTGCATAAAGATCCTGCGTACCGAGGGCATATACGGTATGTATAAGGGATTCTGGCCCAACTATCTGCGTATCGCACCGCACTCCACTTTGGTGTTAATGTTCTTTGACGAACTGCTCGACCTACGGGAGAAATATCAACCTAAATTAGCGCACTCTTCCTAG